Below is a window of Undibacterium sp. YM2 DNA.
ATCCCTTAGCCCTCTGCTTGACGCCTTGTCAACTGCGATCATCCTTACCTGACATAGTCATCATTGTTGCCCGGCTGCCGGCTGATTAAAATGCCTACAGCCGGTCAGCTAAGCAGTGCATTCTGCAGATAGATTCATGCATGGTTTTCTTGCCGGATTCAAAAAATCCTATTTGCCATGAAAGAGTTGAACCATGTCTGACAACCATGCATTGATTACAGATGCTGAAGCCCCGCCGAAAAAATCCTGGTTACTAAAAATTATGGGATGGTTAGTATCGATCATAATTTTGATTGTTGTTGCCCAATTCATTGCTGGCTTAAAAAGCGACCAGAAAACCAAATTTGTGAATGAATCACGCGGCCTGGCTGAGACCGCCTGTGCTGGTGATGCTGCCTGTCTGGATGCATTGAAATCCAAATTTGAGGTTTGCCTGGAGCTGCACTCAGAATCGCATAAGACAGGTAAATTCGGCCGCAAATACACTTTGCATAAAGAAGAATTTTTAAGCTGCATGAAGTAGTTAAAGATCCAATTTTGTCTTGGATGAGTCTTCGTCAACTTGTAATATTTGATCTGAAATTTGATTAGGACAGCAAAATCCGGGTCACAAAAGAATCAGCAAGATGATTGAAGAATGAGGCTAATTCCGTACAATTTCTCCTATATACACCCGATAATGCACGGATCAGGAAACTGATATTGAAGAGTCAGAAAGAACTCACTATTGCGGCATTCACAATCTAAAAAGCGTGGTATTTGTGAGCATCCAGCACCTGACTTCGCGTTTTTTCTGTGGATGTTTATTATCGATGGAGACAAGGGGAATAAGGGAATGAAAAAAATCATATTGGCAGGGCTCATGTATGGCATGGCAGCGGCAAGCAGCGCAGCCACGTACTATGTTTCACCGACTGGCAATGACGCAGCGGCGGGAACCAAGGCAGCACCATGGAAATCCATAGCGCGAGCCCAGACTGCAGCAGTTGCTGGCGATACCGTGTATTTCAGAGGCGGTAACTACAACTACACGGCAGGCATCAACACATGTGCCACCCGCACTGACATCGTCAATGCGATTACTCTCGACAAGAGCGGTAGTTCTGGCAGCCCGATTCGTTACTGGGCTTATCCTGGTGAGACACCGGTATTCGATTTTTCACAAATGAAAGACGATTGCCGCGTCAAAGCCTTCAATGTGGTGGCCAACTGGGTGCATTTGAAAGGGCTGGAAGTCACCGGTGCGCCACAACAACCCGGCAACCGCCTGAACCATGAATCATGGGCAGTATGGATCAACGGTAGCAATAATACCTTTGAACAGTTGAATACCCATCACAATATGGGGCCTGGCCTGTTCATCCAGAATGGTGGCAATAACCTCGTCCTCAATAGTGATTCCCACCACAACTATGATCCCTACACCTCGAATGGTGCGGGCCAGAGTGCGGATGGTTTTGGTGCCCACATCAAGGCGGGCAACCCCGGCAATGTATTTCGTGGCTGCCGTGCCTGGGCCAATTCGGATGATGGTTTCGATCTGATTAATGCCTACTCCCCCGTGTTGATAGAAAATTCC
It encodes the following:
- a CDS encoding right-handed parallel beta-helix repeat-containing protein yields the protein MKKIILAGLMYGMAAASSAATYYVSPTGNDAAAGTKAAPWKSIARAQTAAVAGDTVYFRGGNYNYTAGINTCATRTDIVNAITLDKSGSSGSPIRYWAYPGETPVFDFSQMKDDCRVKAFNVVANWVHLKGLEVTGAPQQPGNRLNHESWAVWINGSNNTFEQLNTHHNMGPGLFIQNGGNNLVLNSDSHHNYDPYTSNGAGQSADGFGAHIKAGNPGNVFRGCRAWANSDDGFDLINAYSPVLIENSWTWSQGYLPGTTTPLAAGNGNGFKLGGYGGVYVSNAAKHTIRYSVAFNNKAAGFYANHHPIANDFYNNTSYGNNSDFNMLGIDENGNAVNLGNLRNNIAFGGTLVSNMTGANDQFNSWNLAVTVSSADFQSISTTGWDAPRQADGSLPVLNKFRLVSGSDLINKGTNVGLPFNGSAPDLGAFEN